Part of the Chlamydia muridarum str. Nigg genome is shown below.
AATTAATGAAGATATTATTCTCTGAAAATTTTTCCATCGAAACAAAAGATTTTGTTCTTTGGACACAAATTATTAAGAGGCTATCGGGAATATCTAATAATTCCGAGAAACTAGCTTATCGAGTGGGTATGACTCTAGAAGAGAAATAGGCATGTGGTGGCTGCTGGTTTGTGTGGTTATAGGCGGATTCTACACTGCTTGGAACATAGGCGCTAATGATGTAGCGAATGCTGTGGGGCCAAGTGTAGGGGCTGGCGTGTTGACTTTGCGACAGGCTGTTCTCATTGCTGCGGTTTTTGAATTCCTTGGAGCTGTGGTATTAGGGGATCGAGTTATCGGTACCATTGAAAGTGGTTTAGTGGCGCCGGCCGATCATGTTCTGTCTTCCCAAGATTATGTCTTTGGAATGACAGCAGCTCTTTTTGCTACTGGTGTTTGGTTACAGATAGCATCTTTTTTTGGGTGGCCAGTATCAACAACCCATGCTATTGTGGGAGGCGTTTTAGGCTTTGGAATCATCCTTAAAGAGGATGCTGTTATCTATTGGGATTCCTGTGCTCGAATATTTGTCAGCTGGTTAGCCTCTCCTATTATTGGGGGATATTTCGCTTTTCTTATTTTCTCTTTTATTCGAAAAGCCATTCTTTATAAAAGAGATCCAGTTTCTGCCATGGTGCGTATAGCTCCGTTTCTATCTGCTATTATTATTTTTGCTTTAGGTTTGATCCTTATCCTTAGTGGAGCAGTGGCTCGTGTAGTGGCTTTTCCTGTAGCTTTCCGCGTTGTTTGTGGATTAGTTGTTTTCGCTTTTGCCTTTACGATTTGGGGAGTGCACTTTTTTAAACTGGCCGTTCTCCCTCAAAAAGTGGGGCCAGGAACATTGTTAGATCGACTGTTATCCAAAAGTACAGATTATGGACGACAGTACCTTGTTGTTGAGCGTATTTTTGCTTACTTACAAATAGTCATTGCGTGCTTTATGTCTTTTGCCCACGGGTCTAATGATGTTGCCAATGCTATAGCTCCTGTTGCTGGTATTTATCGGGCTCTATATCCGCAAAGTTACTCTCCGAAAGTTCTCTTTATATTCATGTCTCTAGGGGGCTTAGGTTTAGTCTTTGGATTGGCAACATGGGGTTGGCGTGTAATTGATACTATTGGGAAAAAAATCACAGAGCTTACGCCATCGAGAGGGTTCTCTGTAGGAATGAGCTCGGCTATCACTATTGCAGCAGCATCTGCTTTTGGATTCCCTATATCAACTACACATGTTGTTGTGGGTGCCGTATTGGGGGTAGGGTTAGCAAGAGGGCTGCAAGCTATCAATCTACGGATTATTAAAGACATTGTACTCTCGTGGTTTGTTACAGTGCCCGCAGGAGCAGCTCTTTCCATCATGTTTTTTTTGTTATTACGCGCAGTATTTTGTTAAGCGCAGATCCTTATATTCAGGATCAAGAAGTTTTTGTCTGAACAATTCTTCTTATTTAGCTTTGATAAAGGCTTGAGTTTTCTGTTGTTTAGGCGCTATAAGAAAATTTAGGTTAAGGATCGGATAAGCATGGATAAACTATCAATAAAAGACCTTTCCCCAGAAGGGAAAAAGGTACTAGTTCGTGTAGATTTTAATGTTCCTATTAAGGACGGAAAAATTTTAGATGATGTCCGTATTCGTAGTGCTATGCCTACGATCAATTACCTATTGAAGAGAGATGCTGCGATCATTTTAGTCAGTCATTTAGGGCGTCCTAAGGGAGATATGTTCGAAGAAGCGTATTCGTTAGCTCCTATTGTGCCTGTATTAGAAGGATATTTGGGGCATCATGTGCCTCTATCTCCAGATTGTGTTGGAGAAGTTGCACGGCAGGCTGTTGCGCAGTTGTCTCCTGGAAGAGTGCTTCTTCTTGAAAATGTACGTTTTCATAGAGGGGAAGAGCATCCTGAGGAGGATCCTAGTTTTGCTGTTGAGCTTGCTGCTTACGCCGATTTTTATGTAAATGATGCCTTCGGAACCTCTCATCGGAAGCATGCTTCTGTGTATCGAGTTCCTCAAATGTTCCCCGATCGTGCTGCTGCGGGATTTCTAATGGAAAAAGAGCTTGAATTTTTGGGACAGCATTTATTAGTGGAGCCTAAGCGTCCCTTTACGGCCATCCTAGGTGGTGCTAAGGTATCTTCAAAAATAGGGGTAATCGAAGCTTTACTCTCGAGAGTTGATAATTTAGTGTTAGCTGGAGGTATGGGGTATACTTTTCTAAAAGCTATGAATCAGCAAGTTGGGAATTCATTGGTGGAAGAGACAGGCATTCCTTTAGCGAAAAGGGTTTTGGAAAAAGCTCGGACACAAGGGGTTAAGATTTATCTTCCGGTAGATGCCAAAGTTGCAAGACGTTGCGAAACTGGGGAAGATTGGCAAGAGTTGTCAATACAGGAGGGGATTCCTGAGGGTTTCTCTGGTTTCGATATTGGGTCTAAGACGATAGCTCTATTTTCTGAGGTGATCCAAGATTCCGCAACGGTATTTTGGAATGGCCCTGTTGGGGTTTATGAAGTTCCTCCTTTCGATCAAGGATCAAAAGCCATCGCTCAGTGTCTTGCAAGTCATTCTTCTGCAGTGACGGTTGTTGGTGGGGGTGATGCCGCTGCCGTAGTTGCTTTAGCAGGATGTACCTCGCAGATTTCCCATGTATCCACAGGAGGAGGAGCTTCTTTGGAATTCTTAGAGAAGGGCTATCTTCCAGGGACAGAAATTCTCTCCCCTGCTCGCAGTTAAATATACTTTATTGATTCTCATCTGGTTAAAAAAAAAGCCCTGTTAGTCAGGGCTTTTTTTTGCTTAGTTATATCCGTTTATTAATAGCCTTATGTAAAAAACACAGTCTTCTTAAGACCTCTTCTTTTAATTAATTAAAAGAAATTTATAAGCTTATTTAATAAAAACAATTGTTTTTCTTAAAAAGAAGTTTTTAAAATTTAATAAAACAGTTGATTAAAAGTTATTGTTGACGGAGGATCTATGGGTATTCGACCTACTGGTGGGAATAACGGATATCAGTCCCTTCCAATTTCTGGAGACAGTGACAGTGATAGCGTGAGTAATGTCAGCAGTGCTGGATCTCTTGGAAGTCATAGTATTTCTTCCCAAGGAAGATCTAAAGGCATATGTGCGCGAATAGCTGATGTATTTAGAAATTGTTTCTCTCGTAATAGTAAAACTGCCTCCCCATCATCTAGTAGGTCTATTACCCAAGCGGATATTCATCACCCAACTCTTTCTGGACAGGGAACCCAAGCAATTCTCTCTACCGGAGATGCAAAAGTGGACAGTGCAGTTATTCATGGAGATTTGCGTGCACAGAATACACGGACAGTAGCTACCCATATTCAGAGTAAATTAAAATCCATGGAGAAACAGTCATCTGGCAACTATAAAGCAGGGGCGTATGATGCAGTAAGATATGCCTTGTTTACCCCAGGTGGGACCTCTGTGAATAGCCAGCAAGCTCACCAGATTTGTACTCGTGGTAGAGACTTGTGGCAACAGTCAGTAGACGATCTTGGGGAGCATGAAAATACTGATGGACTTATGATGCTTTCTTGCCTCTGTTTAGGAGGGAGACAGGTGCCTACAGGTCAGTTAAGAGAGTTTATGGAAGGGGTTAGAGATACCTTTACCGATGAAGGAGAGTCTGTTGATCCGACGACAGATGATATTCTTGACTTAGCAGCCCAAATCGATGCTGCAGAACTTTCTAAACCAGGTAGTAAGAACGATATCTTAGCTTACTTAGGGAATTGTGGGAAAGCCACTTTAGATAATAGCCAAGTGAGTAATCTTGTTTTAGATAGTCAAGAAGAGACCAGTCCTCAACAAGTTCGAGACAATTCCCAAGAGATCCAACGATTATTGGATTATGCGCAACAAACAGATCCCGTTTTGTTTTTACAAACAGTAACAGCGCTAACCTCCGATATATTCTTCGAAGGCGGAGAGAGTGTAGGAGATCCTTTCGATTACTAAGGGGAAGAAGTAGTGAATAGTGTAGGTCCTATTGGGGGCAATTTTAGACCTGAAGAAACGAATGATCCTCAAAACGATGAGCGGATTGATGTGCCTGATGTTGACGAGGGGGAGCTAGAAGAGCGTGTTTCTGATCACGCAGAATCTGTGATTGCAGAAAATTCGGAAACACTGCTTCGTACCACTTCTTCGGAAGGAGCAAGTGAAAGTCTTCAGCAACATATCAGTTTGGAAGAATCTCCACGTCAACGCGGTTTTTTAGGAAGAATTCGTGAGGCTGTTGCTTCTATTTGGAAGCGGCGTATTTCGCGGCGTAGTGGGAGTTATGATCTGAGAAAAGCGGAAGAGCAGCAGGGAATTGAGCAGATGCTGCATCATTCTAAAATGCCTTCTTTAACTAAGCCTTATCACCATTGCCGTGAGTTTAGTGATTCGTGCTTAAATGCAGTCAGGAGATTTTTTGCTAAAATTTTTCATGCTTTACGAGACGCCTATGCTCGTAATTGTACACGTTCTGGCTTAAATTTTTGTGGGGCTAGAGAAGATTCTATAGAAGTGCTTGCTGCGACTGGGCTACTTTTGCGTATGGCAACGCTACATTCTTTTGAACAAGTGGGCGGAGATTATGAAGAGCGATTGGAAAATAATGATGCTCCAGTGATCGATGAAGGAAGAACGCTTATTGATGATACAGAAGAGCACATTGAAGCCATATTGAGTAGCAGAACGCAATGGTCTAGAGAGACTATGCTAGGTTTTTCTCGTGGGCTAGTTAAACTGTGCGCAACTCCGTATTACGCGAATCCTTTTTCATGTTTGAAGTCTATTACAGCTTTGGAGAAAAAGGACCCTTCCGCGGACTACACCCAGGCTTTGGTATTGGCTAGCGAAATTGATCGATTAGCGGAACAGGCTCCTCAAGCAGCAAAGTATGTTTTAGATGCTCTTCGGGTTCGGACTTCAGAATTATTAGGGGAACTCATTACTATTGATCTACTCCCTCCTTTAGGAAGAGTGGGGAGAGGAGGAGTGTTTTTCCCTGTGAACGATCAGCTGGTTGTTCAGATCGTTAATGCGAATATAAGACGTTTGTATTCTACATTTGCACAAGATCATCAGGCTTATCTACGTATGATAGATGGGTTAGTTCAGAATTTCTTCTTCATTCCTAGTGAAGAAGATCCCTCTTCAGTTGGGAACATCTAGGCATTTTCTGATGGGATGGGATAAATAACGTGAAATAATACTTATTATGTGAAGAATAGGCGAAAAGACCTAACCGCGTATGCTATTAGATTCTCGTTTTCCCACAGATTACTATTTACGTATCCTGGAATTAGCCATTCGGGATTCTTCTTGTAAACTAGTGTATAATCGTCGCATTCGAATGTTAGAGACTTTGCCTCTTGATCAAAAGCTTTCAGCTGATCAAGAAGAAGAATCGAGCATTTTACGAGAAGTGATCAGCGAGCTTCTTGTGCATTCAGGGGAGAGCTACGCGATTTCTGCACGACTTCTTGCAGTTATCGATATTTATTTGAAACAAGAGCAACCATCGAACTCCCTTTTTGCGAGGATATTTCGAAAAAAAGAAAGAGTAAGAAAACGACAGATCATTGATAAGTTACTTTTGTTGAAAAGTATCCTATTCTTTGAACGGCAACGCCCTGTGAAAAAAGTTGCGTCCGTTGCTGATTCTATCCTACGCAAGTCTAAAGGCAATTTCTCTTCTTGGGAAGATTTTACCCACGATGTCCAGTCTCAAAAATCTGGTACAGAAGAAGAGGTGCCAGATTCATTACGGGGGAGGGTAGAAGAGGATGCTGCTTCGCAAATGATTGTGGAAGTATTACTCTCTTTCTTAGACAACCAAGATATGTATCTTTCTGTAAGCTTTGAAATTCTTCGAAATTTTTTAGAAGAAAAAGTTTTATCTAAGCGGAGCTTATCACCGCGGAGTCATGATGCGGTTAAGAAGATGAAGGATTTATATTTGGTAAGTCCCGAAGATTTTCAAACTTTTGTAGGGGGAGTGATCACCGAATCTCTTTTTCAAGAGGAAGACCAACTTGTTGTGGGATGTGTCATTTTCTCTCAAGAAGGACAAGAACTCTTTGATTCTTGGAAAGGTATCACGAAGAAATATCCTCATGATATGCTATATACACAAGCATTTTTAGCAGAAGTGGTATTACACGTTGTACAGCACCATATTCATCTAAATGCAAAAGTTAAGCCGACATCACCAGAACAGGTGGGTAGTCTATACAGTATTCGAGACCATAGCCCACGAGCTTGGGCAAGAATGATGCGGGTATTACTGATGCGTTGGTTGCTTGATTATCATTTCGATGTGTATGCACATCTTAAAGAAGAGATTCTTCGCTGTCCCCCTCGACCTCCTTTTTGGCAAATGATTCCTTCAGAATCAGGGGATGGGACTTTCCATAGAGAGGCTCGTTAGTCTGTTTAAGAATTTAAGAAAGAACAAATAGGACAAGCATCTATTTTGTGATGTAGGGCCGGACAATACTCTCTTGCATAGTAGATAAGTTGTAGATGTAATTTCGGTGAATTCGTCTTCCCAAAGAATGCGACTAAATCTTTCTCTGCTGCAGAAGGGCTACGTTTTGTAGAAAGTTTCCAACGATGAGCTAGGCGAAGAATATGCGTATCTACAGGGAAAGTATTCTCTCCATAGTAGATGCTTAAAAAAACTGAGGCGGTTTTTCTTCCTACTCCGGGAAGCTTGGTCAGCTCCGAAAGGGAGCGAGGAGGCTCCTGAGCATAACGCTCTACAAGAATACAAGACAGTTCATGGATGTAAACGGATTTGCGTTCTCCCAATCCACAAGGAGCAATGAGCGAATATATTTCAGAAAGAGGAAGTTTACTCATGGATTGCGCATCAGGAGCTTTAGCAAAGAGAGCCGGTATAACAGTATTGACAACTTTGTCCGTGGAGTTCCCAGATAAAAGAATGGCGATAAGAAGCTGGAAAGGAGAATGCCATCCTTTTAAAGAAGGTTCAGGATTGGGGAACAGTTGGTTCAAGGTGTTTAAGATAAATGCTCGCTTGGATGGTACGCGTAGCTTGTTCATCCGGCTATTTCCCTATACAAAATTTACTGAAAATTTCTCCTAAAACATTTTCAGTGACTTCAGATCCAGATAGATTCCCTATAGAATGTAAAGCTTGTCTGAGATCTAATGCAAGGCATTCATTAGGGAGATGTTCTTGGAATCCTGTTAACGCATCTGTTAAGCATGTATGAACAGCATGCAGCAAGCTGTGATGCCTTGCAGAAACTAAAAAGACTTTAGAAGATTTTCCTAATTGTGTGGTGTGGAGCCATTTGTTTAATGCTTGTCGCAATTCCGAAAACCCTTTTCCAGTTTTAGCAGATACAAAAATTTGCTGAAAAGGGACCTCTAGTTGAGGGGGAGATGCAACATCGCATTTATTCCAAAGTAAAATAGTCGGCTTTTGGTATAGGATGGCAGGAAATTCTGGAACAGGTTGAGAGGCATCCATAACCCAGAGGATGCCCTCTGCTTGACTCATGGCCTGCCGAGCGCGTTCTATTCCTTCTTTTTCAACAATGTTTTCGGTTTCTCGAATACCTGCAGAATCAATCAGACGAAGATTCTTCCCTTGCAAAACCCAGTTTTCTTCTAAAATATCGCGAGTTGTTCCTGGTATGTCGGTAACAATTGCTCGATTTTTTTGAGTAAGAGCATTGAGTATAGAAGATTTCCCTGCATTGGGAAGCCCTGCTAAAACAATGCTTGTCCCTTGAGCAAGACGTTGTCCCTCATCAAAGCTAGAAAGAAGCTCTTGTGTGATAGTGAGAGCTTCTGTGATTTTTTGCACAGGAAGGGAACGTTCCGTTTCTATATCTTCTTCAGGGAAGTCTGCTAAAACTTCTATGTAGGCTAAAGCTTCTATGATTAAGGAGGAAATCGAGGAAATGGCTTGTGAGGTATGCCCTTGAAATTGATTTTGGGCAATATGAAAAGCATCAATATTTTCAGCTGAAATGAGCTGTTGTATAGCCTCTGCTTGAATTAGGTCGATTTTCCCATTCAAAAAAGCTCGTTGTGAAAATTCTCCGGGAAGTGCTGCGCGAGCCCCTTCCGCCAACAAGGCATTCAAAATTTGAGAGCAAGCGAAGTATCCTCCATGGCATTGGAATTCTACAATGTCTTCACCTGTAAAAGAACGGGGGGTTCGCATAATCAACACTAAAGCTTGATCAATACAAACTTCATTATGAACTACAGTGCCAAGGTGGGCTGTATGCGAGGCATAGCCTGCAATATTGCCAGAAAAAATACGATTAGAAATAGAAATAGCGTCAGGGCCAGAGACGCGCACAATGGCGACACTCCCTTCTCCCGGAGGAGTTGCAATGGCAGCGATTGTATCATTTTGAAGCATAAGTAGGCGCCTTTAGGCTAAACAAAGTGCTGAAAAGGAGACTATTATACTTTTGGAGGAACTTTCTAAGCAAGAAAGGTAGATTAGGGAGAGTACGAGGTCTAGTTTGCTCCTTTGTTATTATAAATTTTTGAAATAGAATATTTGGTAAATCGAGCGATGTTAGGCTGAAGGGATTTTTGAGAAAGGGGAACTTCTTTATAGTTCCTTGTGTTTCGCATGTAGCAGACCTTCGCGAGAAGAGCAAAGTATCCCCGCTAGGGTAGGAGAGAAACATGGAATCGCAAGAATTTTTATATGTGAATCGCGAAACAGGTGCTGTGGAAAAAGAGCCAGTCTGTTGTTCTTTTGCGATTAAGTTTTTTCTTGAAACCCGATTAGGGAGGGGGGTGTATTCTTTTTTATGTAAGAATAGCTTGTTTTCTCGAATCGTGGGCAGGTTTCAACGACTGCGAATGACAAGGCGCTTTATTAGGCCTTTTGTTGAAAAATATCGTATTTGCGAAGACGAGGCATTACGTCCCCTTTGTGATTTCACATCTTTTAACGATTTTTTTATACGGAAACTTAAGCCAGAAGCTCGGCCTATTTGTGGAGGGAGTGAAATATGTGTCACTCCTGCGGACGGTGCCTATCTGGTGTTTCCTTCTATAAAGGATGTTTCTTTGTTTTCTGTTAAAAACCAACTTTTTTCTTTGAACTCTTTGTTAGAAGATCAGCAATTAGCTTCCGAATATGCAGAAGGAAGTATGGCTATTGCTAGGTTGGCACCTTTTGATTACCACCGATTTCATTTTCCAGTGGAAGGTATTGCAGGTACCCCCAGACTGATTAATGGGTATCTCTTTTCCGTTCACCCGCTGATGCTTAAAAGGAATTTAAAAGTGTTCGCCGAAAATAAGCGGGAGATAACCGTTATAGAGTCTAAGGAGTTTGGCAAAGTTGTCTATATAGAAATAGGGGCTTTAAATGTCGGCTCCATCCATCAAACTTTTGCTCCTGGTAGCTATGTAGGGAAGGGAGCAGAAAAAGGTTTCTTTGCTTTTGGGGGATCGACAGTTGTGTTGTTGTTTGAGCCTCAGCGTATTATTTTTGATGCGGACTTGGTGCACCATTCTGCCCAAGGCTTAGAAACTCGATGTCGAATGGGACAATCTTTAGGAAAACGTTTCTCTTCATAAAAATAAAGACTTAAAACGTTTTTTTTGATATTGCAAGAGAGAGAAAACTCAGAAGTTGCGCATTATGTGGCTAATCGTAGCGTGGACACTCTTGGCTTGCTTAGCGATGGCTTTAATCTTTAAAGCTTATAGGCATGTCGTCTGCTTTCGCGACTACGTGAACCAGGTGATGCGAGACGTGCGGTTGAGTATGGATTTAAAGGAGTGGGCGGTTGCGGAACAGCGCCTGGTTCCTATTCTGAAAAAGCGTCACTATCGACGTAAATATTTGTTTGAGTATATCCGAATTCTTCGTGAGCAAGAGCGTTTTGAGGAGGCTGAAAAGCTTCTCGGAGAGGCCAAAAAGTTGAAGTTAGTTGGCCCTCAGTTTTTCTTAGAAGTTGCTCATAAGGCTTTTCGTCATGGTGCTTACAAAGAAGCTGCACGTGCTTTTTCGCTTCTTCCTTCAGAATTATTAGAAGAGCGTGAAGTAGCACGTTATACGATTTCTCTTGTATATCTTGGGGAAGTAGATTGTGCTTATCGGATCGTTGAACCTTGGATAGGTCCATTAGCTCACCAAGAAATCTTGATCAGCGTCGGACATATCTACTTCGTTACGAAGCATTATGCGAATGCTATAGATTTTTATCGGCGAGCGCGGGCTTTGGGATCTTGTTCCATTGATGTTTTGTATAACTTAGCACATTCTTTGCGCATTTGTGGACAGTATGTTGACGCGGGGATGCTATTTAGGGAGCTTTTAGGGGATCCTGTTTACAAAGACGAAGCTATGTTCAATGTGGGCTTATGTGAACAGAAGTTAGGGAACTCGAAAAAAGCCTTATTGATCTACCAAAATAGTGAATTATGGGTTCGTGGCGATGCTTTGATGATGCGCTATGCAGCTTTAGCTGCTGCAGATCAGCAGGATTATCAGCTTGCAGAGCATTGCTGGACATTAGCTTTCCGTTGTCAAAGTTACGCTGATGATTGGAATTGCTGTGTGCATTATGGTTTAGCGTTATGCCATTTGAAAAAATATACTGAAGCAGAAAAAGTCTATTTACGGGTAATCCAAAAGACCCCAGACTGTCTTGTTGCTTATAAAGCTCTGGCTTGGTTAGCAGGTGTTGGGCATGCAACAGTGATTACTGCTCGAGAAGGGATAGCCTATGCTAAAAGGGCGCTACAAATTAAACGTTCTCCAGAAGTGCTAGAGTTATTAAGTGCTTGTGAAGCCAGGGAAGGAAATTTCGATGTGGCTTATGATATTCAGGTAATTTTAGCCGAACGGGATAAAACTGTAGAAGAACGTGAGCGCCGATCGCAAATTCTAAAAAATTTACGCCAGAAACTTCCTATTGATCAGCAACATATAGTAGAGGTTTCTTTACTGTTGGCAGCATAGTAATTTTCTCTCTTATAAGTGAGCCCGGCATAAGGGTTTAGCTCTCGTATTGTACGAGTGCTTTTTGTTTTCTTTTTCTCGAGGAAAGTCTAGAATGTGCCTGAATGCACGGATTTCTTTTCTCTCGAGTAGGCTTTCCTAAAGAGATTTTGTGTATAAAAAGATAATTATCAAAAAGAAATAAAAGAGCTCCGTTCTTGTTGTACAGGCGCACCTAAGTAAGAATTCGAGTTTTTCAAAAGCATGTGTTGAACATATGATGGATTTCCTTAAGCGTTTTTTCGGATCTTCCCAAGAGAGAATATTAAAACGATTCCAGAAGTTGGTTGAAGAGGTTAATGCTTGCGATGAGAAATTTTCGTCTTTATCTGACGATGAGCTCCGCGAAAAAACTCCTCAATTGAAGAGAAGGTATCAAGAAGGGGAGTCTTTGGATAAACTCCTTCCCGAAGCATATGGTATTGTAAAGAATGTGTGTCGTCGCTTGGCAGGAACCCCAGTGGAGGTTTCTGGATACCACCAGCAGTGGGATATGGTTCCCTATGACGTGCAAATTCTTGGTGGTATTGCCATGCATAAAGGCTTTATTACCGAGATGCAAACAGGAGAAGGAAAAACCTTAACTGCGGTTATGCCGCTTTATTTAAACGCGTTAACAGGGAAACCGGTTCATCTCGTCACGGTAAATGATTATTTAGCTCAGCGGGATTGTGAATGGGTAGGTTCGGTTTTGCGTTGGCTGGGCTTAACAACAGGCGTTTTAGTCTCGGGGATTCCTCCAGAAAGACGTAAAGCGATCTATCAGTGTGACGTAGTTTATGGAACTGCTTCGGAATTTGGATTTGATTATCTCCGGGATAATTCGATCGCGACAAGAAAAGAAGAGCAGGTTGGTCGTGGGTTCTATTTCGCTATCATTGACGAAGTAGATTCTGTACTAATTGACGAGGCAAGAACACCGCTGATTATTTCTGGTCCGGGAGAAAAACATAATCCTGTTTATTTTGAATTAAAAGACAAGGTTGCTGAGTTAGTACATTTCCAAAGAGAGATGTGTAACCATATTGCTGCTGAAGCAAGAAAAACCTTAGATCCATTTTTAGGGATGGATGTGCTTCCTAAAGATAGAAAAATTATGGAAGGCATCTCGGAGGCTTGTCGGGCTTTATGGTTGGTAAGTAAGGGGATGCCTCTTAACAGAGTTTTACGGCGTGTGCGGGAGCACCCTGACCTTCGTGCTATGGTTGATAAATGGGATGTTTTTTATCATGCAGAACAAAACAAAGAGGAATGTTTAGAGAGACTTTCCTCCCTATATATCGTTGTTGATGAACATAATAATGATTTCGAGTTAACAGACAAAGGAATGCAGCAGTGGATCGAGAAGATCGGTGGAGCTGCAGAAGACTTTGTTATGATGGATATGGGGCATGAATATGCCTTGATCGAAGAGGATACTACTCTTTCCCCTGAAGATAAGTTGAATCGCAAAATCGCTGTTTCTGAAAAAGATACGCAAAGAAAAGCAAGAGCTCATGGATTGCGTCAGCTGTTGCGCGCCCATTTATTAATGGAAAGGGATATTGATTATATCGTTCGTGATGATCAGATTGTGATCATTGATGAGCATACAGGCCGTCCTCAAGCAGGCCGTCGTTTTTCAGAAGGTTTACATCAGGCTATTGAAGCAAAAGAACATGTAACGATTCGTAAGGAATCGCAAACTTTTGCTACAGTGACATTGCAAAACTTCTTCAGATTGTATGAGAAACTCGCAGGAATGACTGGGACTGCTATTACAGAGTCTCGGGAATTTAAAGAAATCTATAATCTGTATGTTTTACAAGTCCCGACATTTAAGCCTTGCTTGCGTATCGACCATAACGATGCCTTTTATATGACGGAACGAGAGAAATACCAGGCTATTGTTGCTGAAATCATTTCCGCACATCGTTCAGGAAAACCGATTCTGATCGGGACGGAGTCAGTAGAAGTTTCAGAGAAGCTTTCGCGTATTTTGCGACAAAATCGTATTCATCACACTGTACTCAATGCCAAAAATCATGCTCAAGAAGCTGAAATTATTGCTGGAGCTGGAAAGGTAGGAGCTGTAACGGTTGCTACAAACATGGCTGGTCGAGGAACAGA
Proteins encoded:
- a CDS encoding phosphatidylserine decarboxylase, which codes for MESQEFLYVNRETGAVEKEPVCCSFAIKFFLETRLGRGVYSFLCKNSLFSRIVGRFQRLRMTRRFIRPFVEKYRICEDEALRPLCDFTSFNDFFIRKLKPEARPICGGSEICVTPADGAYLVFPSIKDVSLFSVKNQLFSLNSLLEDQQLASEYAEGSMAIARLAPFDYHRFHFPVEGIAGTPRLINGYLFSVHPLMLKRNLKVFAENKREITVIESKEFGKVVYIEIGALNVGSIHQTFAPGSYVGKGAEKGFFAFGGSTVVLLFEPQRIIFDADLVHHSAQGLETRCRMGQSLGKRFSS
- the secA gene encoding preprotein translocase subunit SecA → MMDFLKRFFGSSQERILKRFQKLVEEVNACDEKFSSLSDDELREKTPQLKRRYQEGESLDKLLPEAYGIVKNVCRRLAGTPVEVSGYHQQWDMVPYDVQILGGIAMHKGFITEMQTGEGKTLTAVMPLYLNALTGKPVHLVTVNDYLAQRDCEWVGSVLRWLGLTTGVLVSGIPPERRKAIYQCDVVYGTASEFGFDYLRDNSIATRKEEQVGRGFYFAIIDEVDSVLIDEARTPLIISGPGEKHNPVYFELKDKVAELVHFQREMCNHIAAEARKTLDPFLGMDVLPKDRKIMEGISEACRALWLVSKGMPLNRVLRRVREHPDLRAMVDKWDVFYHAEQNKEECLERLSSLYIVVDEHNNDFELTDKGMQQWIEKIGGAAEDFVMMDMGHEYALIEEDTTLSPEDKLNRKIAVSEKDTQRKARAHGLRQLLRAHLLMERDIDYIVRDDQIVIIDEHTGRPQAGRRFSEGLHQAIEAKEHVTIRKESQTFATVTLQNFFRLYEKLAGMTGTAITESREFKEIYNLYVLQVPTFKPCLRIDHNDAFYMTEREKYQAIVAEIISAHRSGKPILIGTESVEVSEKLSRILRQNRIHHTVLNAKNHAQEAEIIAGAGKVGAVTVATNMAGRGTDIKLDKEAVAAGGLYVIGTSRHQSRRIDRQLRGRCARLGDPGAAKFFLSFEDRLMRLFASPKLNTLIRHFRPPEGEAMSDPMFDRLIETAQKRVEGRNYTIRKHTLEYDDVMNKQRQTIYAFRNDVLHADDLFIVAREQIEHVSLALAFLILKDARADHCSLPKVEEWLSYSFPVKLDDQEIRRLGNVDAVADYIGGLLIEAFDAKFSSMLTEFTEIIGSASGAQGVCNDILRSVIISHIDEEWKVHLMDMDLLRSEVGLRSVGQKDPLIEFKNESFLLFEGLIRDIRIAIVKHLFALELSLTRSDRPDNAIPTVATAFHNHDNFRPMELTIIGEEEN